The sequence below is a genomic window from Bombus pyrosoma isolate SC7728 linkage group LG9, ASM1482585v1, whole genome shotgun sequence.
taaaatttaaatataaaatatatatacatatgccACGGTCGTATATACAAtcgtaatacatatataggtaTAATATCAGATAACTTCAAAAGTATCAATGCATTTAAACAggttaaatattgtattaaatatagtaTGTTTGAAGgtagtttgaaaatattcttcgttaaaattagTTAATAATAGCAATCTTgactattataataaatatttcatttgttgtaattaaaaatgttacacgATTTGTGATGTTTAATTTCAGATAATAAATCTTCACTTTAAAAAAGCTAACAAATCATATAGATTTAATCGACAACAAATACCTGAAGCACATACATACTAtggaagtaaataaaaataagagaatgaAAGCAATATCACATGGTGGAAATAGCTTCAAACATCAACATAGTTCTCTGAAAGTCAATTTAAGTTGTGCATCGAATCTAACAGATTCTGGTAATGATTCATTTGAACAAATAGATGTTCATTCTGATATAGATAATACAGTTTCTTATGATACtccattgaaaaatgtaagcAAATATAAGCATTCTAAGATACAAGGGAGTGATAAAAGCAtagatttaattgaaatggATAACATAAATACAGTGAAAACGTCCTTAAATGTTAACACATCTGTTGATTGTATAAATGACAATAACATATgtggaaataaatatagatgGGAGAATTgtgaagatgaaaaatatgaaagttctgaaaataaacaaacagaTATGTTTGTAATAAGTTTTGAAACTATgcaggaaaatataaatactacTTCGTTACAAATGTATACATCactagatattttaaataaagtgcaaaatgataataatacaattgatGATTTTCCAATGAATGCAACGAGGAACAATTTTGATGATGAACATAGCAACATTTACAAAGCACAGCGTCAAAAtgatgtaatactacaaaataaTCATGACAGCAAATATAATGGCattgtaaataatacaatagcTGTGTCACATAGTAACTCGGAAATGTCTACAATTATCAAAGAATCAACTGGTAAATGTGACATAGAAATAgatcaaaatatgaaatattcattgtcTGATAGAAAATCTAAGAGAAAGTTATTACCACTACATGAACGTTCCCAATTACTATCATTCTCTCCAATACAGGATAAGGAATACTCACCACCTccatgtttaatatttaaaaaaatacacaaaaagaagaaaagtaaacCTAATAAGACAGTTAATGTCAATAATCTAGAAtgtattgttaaaaaaaataataaaaatcacgaTGGGAAAGCacaaaaaagaacaaagaaagtaatcagtaaaaaaattgttgttaagaaaattgttagtgaagatattttaaggagattaaataaaaatcaagagaATCTTAACAAAGTAAAAACAGCAAATGTTTATACTCCGGAAAGAAATTCATCAGATGATTTTCAACTCTTGAAAAATTCACCTACTGTACATTTtaccgaaaaaaaaaaaatgttcaaattaaatattgttacaaCTGGTTTATCTAATGAGTATGTGAAATATTCATCCTGCataagttataaaattaaaaattgtattttttaattgaatatttcattacaatcatcttattttagaaataaggATATAGTTAAAGATGTTGTTAGAATTCTTGGCTTAGCAAAGGTTGAATCAAACGTTACAAAAAATACAACACATATCGTGACTACAGGTATACGTACAATAAACTTATTACATGGTATCATA
It includes:
- the LOC122570933 gene encoding uncharacterized protein PFB0145c-like is translated as MEVNKNKRMKAISHGGNSFKHQHSSLKVNLSCASNLTDSGNDSFEQIDVHSDIDNTVSYDTPLKNVSKYKHSKIQGSDKSIDLIEMDNINTVKTSLNVNTSVDCINDNNICGNKYRWENCEDEKYESSENKQTDMFVISFETMQENINTTSLQMYTSLDILNKVQNDNNTIDDFPMNATRNNFDDEHSNIYKAQRQNDVILQNNHDSKYNGIVNNTIAVSHSNSEMSTIIKESTGKCDIEIDQNMKYSLSDRKSKRKLLPLHERSQLLSFSPIQDKEYSPPPCLIFKKIHKKKKSKPNKTVNVNNLECIVKKNNKNHDGKAQKRTKKVISKKIVVKKIVSEDILRRLNKNQENLNKVKTANVYTPERNSSDDFQLLKNSPTVHFTEKKKMFKLNIVTTGLSNENKDIVKDVVRILGLAKVESNVTKNTTHIVTTGIRTINLLHGIIRGCWLVTLEWVSKSLENKAWLNPEKYEIVHCSKAALENRKDRQLFGRSYVPELFTACGYIYVQRNTTPSCNVLKDLIKAAGGCITECPETARILIGVGGLKETWILDCITSGELQPHNKYKRS